The segment CTCCAAATGGAAATGCGTGTGATGTGGGCAGAATCGTATCAATTTTTTCATCTACTACTTCCGTTACACTACCATACAGCTATTTTAATTCGAACCTTAGCGCACTAATATATCTTGTCGTATGCTTCGGAGATAGACTTTTCAAACCCAACCCTATCAATCTTATTTTGGATGCTCTATGACTCTTTTATATCTATCTCTTTCACcaaaacaacataataaaaCCATTCCTAGTGGAGCATCCTTGCCGTTACTATCTATCCATACAGTCAGTACGGAAACGACGACTTTTTCCTTTTAGGAAATCTAGTTTTGGACAATCTTAATAGATCTTTAATGTCGTCAGTATTGTGATGGTTCATGCATAATGCATCAGAGCATTGTTTCTGATTATAAACATTATGAATAACTAGAAAATCTATGAGTTGAGTTTCTCACATACATTAAGCTCCGTTTTCATGCCTCCTATCAATAGTCCAAATATAGTACTTTTCTATTTATATACTTTTCTGTAACGCTTTTTCCTACTTTTTCTCAACTATACTCTTAATAATTAAAAGCTCAAACCACCTTTTATCCACCCCGTAACATTCTGTTTTTCTGTTCGTTTTGATTACAGTTCGAAACTTGATATAAAATCCATTTAACGCATATATTCGAAAAGGTCCTCACAACGTTGACTGAGGCTATCTCCGTCATTTGAGTGTTTCAATCACGTGTctacctcttcttcttccttttatgtGTCTAAACCTCAGAGTTGTCACTCTAAAAAAGGGAAAAAACCAAAATAGctcctaaaaataaaataaaaacatctcaTCCACCGCCGGGGTAATCCCGTAAATTCCCAACAGAACTCTATTCCGCGGCGTAGCAAGAGGGTAGTTTGGTAAATTAAGCAATATCCACTCGGCGGAGTTAATTTCACGGTGTCGTTTTCTCTCCTTTCCactaaaaaacaataaaacatgAAACTGAATCGCGGCGGTGGAGAGAACGGCCACCACCACAACCACCACGAGGCCCTGAAGTTttccagcttcttcttcatgcCGGAGCGGCCACGTGAGTACCTCGTGCTTTTCACTCGCTTCTCCGTCCTCACGTGCCTCATCGTCTCCGTCTCTCTCGTCCTCCGCACCACTTTTCTATCCTCCTCCGCACCGGAatactcctcctcctcctacggTCTCCGTTTCCCCGCCTTCCCCCAGAAAGCCATAGCTCTCCCGCCGACAAGATCCCTCGGCCCGATCACCATCTCCCACGTCCAGTTCTGCATCGCCGGAGCAGCGGAGACCTGGCTCGATCGGAGCCACTACACCTCCTTATGGTGGCGAAACACCACCCGCGGATTCGTCTGGCTCGATAAACCGGCGAACCAATCCGATAACCGGTTCTCGATCCCGGTTCGAGTCTCCGATCCAGGCTGGACCCGGTTCGGATTCTCCAGCTCCAAAGCCGCGGTCCGGATCGCCCGCGTGATCTGGGACAGCTACCGCCTCGATCTCCCCGACGTCCGGTGGTTCGTGATGGGAGACGACGACACCGTCTTCTTCGCCGACAACCTCGTCAGGGTCCTCTCCAAGTACGACCACGAGCAGATGTGGTACATCGGAGGGAACTCGGAGAGCGTCGAGCAGGACGTGATGCACGCGTACGACATGGCGTTCGGCGGCGGAGGGTTCGCGATCAGCCGTCCGCTCGCGGCGCGTCTGGCGGGCGCCATGGACGGGTGTCTCCAGCGGTACTCCTACTTCTACGGCTCGGATCAGAGGATCGCGGCCTGCGTCAGCGAGATCGGGGTTCCGTTCACCGAAGAACGCGGGTTTCACCAGGTGCGTTTTCTGTTTAGGAAGCACGTGTCGGTGTTTCGATTGGTTTTGTTTGGGCGACACGTGTTGAACTGTCTTGATTCTCGTTTGTTGGAACCCGACAAAATTCAAAAAAGGGTTTAGAAACGCGGAGAAGTGCTCGAGTTTAGTGGATTATCGCCACGTGGATTTTCTTGACTTGTTTGTGAATAGAGAGCTAGAGAAAATCTTAGTGGGTCAAACGTAATAATTAATAATCACTTTAGGTGGTGCTAATAAAAGCATTTAGGAGTTGATTTATTGAGTAAATTACATGAATGTTGAcccaaaataagaaaatagtgACACATTAGGACTTTTGCCTCTGAAATCTAACTTATATAATACGTTCATCACTTTAATAAATTGAAGTGATAGTTTCTGTTTATATGAAGAATATCCGACCGTTTTTGTTTAATGAATGGTCTTAATTACTTGTGGTCCTATGAATGTtggagaaaatgattttttatttattgggGGTTTAAATATATTGGTGGAGCACATGATTCTGTCATGTTAGGATACAAAGCTTTTAATCATGCCTGCTTTGTTGTTAATTAAATTTCCTGTTTCTAAGATATTAATGTTTTATTCCTGAACTGTATCTATGTGTGTGTCATCATCACTACGACACCACATGTAGTGTCCGTCACGGAAAGTTTCAGTTTTAGGTATCTAGTGTCAGGGAAATTCAAACATATGCATGTTCTTTTGTCCAgtctattatttaaaataatcataatatCAACTATTGTTTTGCTTTTGGACTAACAGTTTGTGTTGTGTTCAAAACAAAATGTTTGTTGCAGCTTGACATAAGAGGAGATCCATACGGGTTTCTAGCGGCGCATCCGTTGACCCCGCTTGTATCGCTGCATCACCTCGTTTACTTAGATCCCATGTTCCCTAACAAAACCCCCATCGAGTCTTTACAAGCCCTTATGAAACCCTACACGTTAGACCCGCATAGAATACTCCAGCAGGTTCATTGCTACGACCGCAAGCGTCAGTGGTCCATATCCATCTCTTGGGGATACTCTGTTCAGATATACACTTACTTCTTGACCGCTAAGGAGCTGGATACGCCGCTGCAGACCTTCAAAACCTGGCGGTCTTGGAGCGATGGGCCTTTCACGTTTAACACGCGGCCCTTGAAACCTGACCCGTGTGAGCGTCCAGTGACTTATTTCATGGAT is part of the Raphanus sativus cultivar WK10039 chromosome 5, ASM80110v3, whole genome shotgun sequence genome and harbors:
- the LOC108856844 gene encoding uncharacterized protein LOC108856844, producing the protein MKLNRGGGENGHHHNHHEALKFSSFFFMPERPREYLVLFTRFSVLTCLIVSVSLVLRTTFLSSSAPEYSSSSYGLRFPAFPQKAIALPPTRSLGPITISHVQFCIAGAAETWLDRSHYTSLWWRNTTRGFVWLDKPANQSDNRFSIPVRVSDPGWTRFGFSSSKAAVRIARVIWDSYRLDLPDVRWFVMGDDDTVFFADNLVRVLSKYDHEQMWYIGGNSESVEQDVMHAYDMAFGGGGFAISRPLAARLAGAMDGCLQRYSYFYGSDQRIAACVSEIGVPFTEERGFHQLDIRGDPYGFLAAHPLTPLVSLHHLVYLDPMFPNKTPIESLQALMKPYTLDPHRILQQVHCYDRKRQWSISISWGYSVQIYTYFLTAKELDTPLQTFKTWRSWSDGPFTFNTRPLKPDPCERPVTYFMDGAEDVRGSGTKTWYSVGDKKYGHCGKSEHSRVTKVKRILVTSMKMDPEYWNKAPRRQCCEVMEGGGRRRKEEEMLIRIRKCRSSEMI